Sequence from the Lepidochelys kempii isolate rLepKem1 chromosome 7, rLepKem1.hap2, whole genome shotgun sequence genome:
GGCAACCTGTTGATATCACAGGGGCTGAGGAGTATGGGAGGGATGGGTGGCAGCAAATGACACTCTAGTTGGATGTCTTCCTGCCCAGTTGCTATAACTCCCTGCTGTTTCCAGAGGCTGGCTTCACTTCTGGAAAGACCTACTGTTTTCCCCACCCCATGTAGCTGCAGGTGGAAGGATAGTTTTTTCCCCTGGTATGGTCAGGGTATGGTTAGCACTGGTAAACTGACTCTTTCCAATCCTGTATCTGCTGTTGCTAGAGAAATGTCTACAGTTAAGACTTCTATAAATGTCTAACAGTTAAGaccaaatataaaattaaattttaaagtatatttcttTGGGATTGGGTGTCTACTTGCCTTGAGTCAGTTATGCAAATTTAAAGTTGTGAATTCCCAAAAATAAGTGTCCTAATTTTAGAAGTGCTCTAAagcaaaaatagaaaatacagctatttttagtgggTCTTAAAATTCCGTCTTAAAAATTGTATGTATTGCAAAGTTTCTGATTTAACAAATTTCTATAGCAACCCCTCTCTTCTGGGGCTAGAACACAAGTTTATCAGCACAATCCCATTTATATAATTTTTAGGTATCTGTACAATCTGTCCTCTCTCTCAGTACAGCCATAACCACTAGTAACCTTTGGTTGTCCCTTCAGGCTGTGAGATTTACTCAGATGCAGGAAACCATGCCTCCATGATTCAAGGAATTCGGAACAGCAGAGTGCCTAAGCACATATTTCGCCATAATGATGTCAATCATCTCCGAGAACTACTGAAAAAATCAGATCCATCGACTCCCAGAATTGTTGCATTTGAAACTGTTCACTCAATGGACGGTGAGTCTGCTTTAAAAAGCTTGTATCCTTGGTTAAATAGGTGCCTTACTGAAACACATACGTTGTCTGTCTTTGTTTAAGCTATGAAATATGTATTTACCATGAAAAGCAAGAACTCtcaattaattgtgattactgTTTTGATCTCAGGTGCAGTGTGTCCATTGGAAGAATTGTGTGATGTAGCTCATGAGCATGGGGCAATCACTTTTGTAGATGAAGTACATGCTGTTGGGCTGTATGGAGCTCGGGGTGGTGGCATAGGAGATCGGGATGGAGTCATGCATAAAATGGACATAATCTCTGGAACACTTGGTATGTGTATCTTCTTACAAAAGCGTGTAAATGGCAGCGAAGTTCATGCTGCAGACAAGATGAAGGAGTAAAATGAACTCAAATAATGTCAGTAAACTGACTTGTTCCTAGAAATTGAAGcatgggatttttaaaacagCCTGACTGACTTAGGCACACCACTTCCATTAACTTTCAAAGGCACTTGGGCTAAGTCACTTAGGCTGATTCAAAAATGCCATCTGAAATAGTAAGTTAGCAAAATGACCCTAGTGGCATAGTCCCTACTCCTCTAACAGAGAATTCATGTGTGAGAAAGTTAATTGTGGTACAGTACTCTATATTTAGATCTTAACACTCTCTTTTGTGTAAGGTGGAATGTTCCTAATCCAGAAACCCGAGATGGGAGTTATATAAGGAGATTTGGCGAGAACTAAAAGAACCAATAAAATTCTTTTGGATGCAATGCAGACTGTTTTCTAACTATTAGAGTTCAAATAGTTTAAacagatttttcacattttccagCATGTACTTAAAATAAAGAGCAAGAGTTGAAACTCCACCGTAGAAAACCATGTGTTGGGGGTTTTGGTTTAAGAATTTTATTTGCAATCTCAAACATCAGCATGAGATAAACAGAAAAATAGTGCAGTAGGGTTCAGTTTAATTTGGCTTTGCTTTGGCCTTCAACTCTTGGGTGGTATCCTTTTTGAAATGGTGATTACTGTACATGCCCAGTAGATTGCATGAAGCACATAAATAAGATGCAACTAGAAGACAGGAGTGATGGTTATTTTAGGAATAGATTACCCACATAAAGCTGCTGAAGAAAAAAGCGGAGGTAGTGGAGTACAGATAATGGTCCTGAGTGTTTTAAACTCATTGGAATATATTTTACTTCAATACGTACtgaatttgtttatattttgggTAGGATTTACAGTTTTCTTCACTGGCATTAAAATACAGTGCAAGAGTCTTTTGTCCCAGAAATCATAgtaggtgctggggggtggttagtGTCAAACAATGCTTTTGTAGCGGTCACAAGGTTTGTTCATAACAGGGTGGGAGTTTTCTGGGGTGGAGTAGATTAACCTTGTTTTGTACTAATTTGTAAATACTAGAATAAAATTGAGGACCCTTATTGTGTGCTAATTATTGGAAAGACTTAATTGTGTTGCTGATAGGAAAGTCAAGGATTTGGAGTTCTAGTTCTCAAATGTTTGTCAGAATGATCTCTGATTCCAAGAAAGTGTAAGTACAACTGTCAGATCTTGGCTTGCAGCTCTCTTCTCTAAAGGATAGAGTAAATCTTGACTGTTTCTTCTTTTCAGGCAAAGCATTTGGTTGTGTAGGCGGGTACATTTCCAGTACAAGTTCTCTGATAGACACCGTACGTTCCTATGCTGCTGGCTTcattttcacaacatccctgcCACCCATGCTGTTAGCTGGTGCGCTTGAATCAGTCAGAACTTTAAAGAGTGCGGAAGGGCAAGTTCTTCGACGCCAGCACCAACGCAATGTTAAACTCATGAGACAAATGCTGATGGATGCTGGACTCCCTGTAGTACACTGTCCCAGTCACATCATTCCAATCCAGGTAACTAAAGATTATGGAATCTTCTTTTTAAGTTGTTCCACAAGAATAAACTTGTTTGTATTACAGAAAATACCTGCAACTGTATCTGACTTGCATTCTTACACAGCAAGCTAAAGTGCATAGCTTATTTTAGGTTTATGAAGTATGATGTAGGCTGAAGCTGAGGTTTTTCCTTAAATTACTAAAACCTGCTGTTTtttggtgtggttttttgtttttaattttgcagCAGGGTGTTGGCGAACAAATTGAATTGGCAAATGCTAAAAGTTCCATTCACGTTTAATATGAAATTACAACAGTCTAAATATCTTCAGGTATACAAAAATGCATACTAAAGGAATTATTCATTGGAAGTACTCTCCTAAGAATAGTAGGAGGAAGTTTTAAATTCCCTTCTATACCACGTTCTGTTCTAATAAGCACAGGGAGGACAAAATGATTAAATTCTGATTTTTGTCGGTAGTCTATACTTAAATTGGAATCTTCCACAGATTGTGGCTTTTAACTAATTTTTCAAACCTAAAAGGTTGTTTGAGATTGTTTTCTGATCATTGCACATGCACTGTTCCAGTTACCTTGAACTTGACCATTTTGTAAATCTAGGTTGCAGATGCTGCTAAAAATACTGAGATCTGTGACAGACTGATGAGTCAGCACAGCATCTATGTCCAGGCAATAAACTACCCCACAGTTCCACGTGGAGAAGAGCTGCTGCGTATTGCCCCTACTCCTCATCACACACCTCAGATGATGAATTATTTCCTTGGTGAGTGAATGGACTTGGACAGAGTTAACACAAAAGCATTTTATACAATCTTCATTCTGAAGATTTACAATGTGATCCCTGATCTATTGCTAATTTAAAGAAAACATCTACACTTTGCTAGGCCCAGCTGGGAAAGCTCACCTTGGAAGAAGGTGAACTATTGCTACGAATGAAGCGTTAGAAAGTGCTATCAATGTTTCTCATTGATTTGCCTTTGAACATGAGTGGTGGTAGCTAACTGTCTGAAAGCTACAAAATGCTGCAGGACAGAAGCCCAGAGCAGTACTAAACCAGTCTTCAGCCATCTTATGGTTTATACACATTCTAGTTTAATGTTTGGGGGttgtggtttgttttattttttttaaaaatagaggtaTTGTCTTATAGTGGGTGCTAGTTTAATAGTGCTAATCCATGATTTTGCAGTTTCCATAAGAAATCACCCAGTCATCTGTACATTTTAATCAAGATTCGTTGCAGCAAAGCAGCCTGGTATCTCACCATTTCAGTCCTGATTAATCTGTACCAGTTAATAGCTAGAAAATGAGCTTTTGGGACCCCTGGATTTTCAACCTAGTGAATCCGGGCGGAGCTGGGAAGTCTGTGcaagtgagcctcccagcccagttgACCGAGTTAGTACAGCTCATGCTAGTACTCTAAAACTAGCTGcatagacagcactttgaagttgcagcttgggctggagcctgggttccatagatttgtgggagggggggcttcaaagcctgagccacaacttcaaagtggTGTTTATACAACTATTTTTAGAGCACaaacccaagtctgttgacctgggctgggaggcttgcttccATGGTTTGTGTAGACAGACTATGTTGGCCCTGGGAAAATCTTCCATGATTTCAGGTTAGtaaactgtaaaatggggtaacagCTACCTCGTGGGCATGTTGAGAAGCTCTAAGTGCTTTTTGATTCTCTGAAGAAAGGCAGTTCCATTTTCTTATGGAATAAGAGTAATGGGCTGTGGCTGGACAGATAGGTACCTTTATAACTTTGAAGGTGAACTAGTGTCAGTATTTGAGAGCTCCCTCAACACCTTTCTTAGCTAAGCAAAAGTTGTCAGGCATTTCAAGTAggttgctttgtttgtttgggttatTTTTACTTTCACTTCACCTCTAAACATTGCAATTCATCATTTGCAGTACTCAATGTTGGGAAAGAGCTGTAGGTACTGAAAGCTTATTAAAATCAGAATATTCTTAAATGTCTGTCTTCCTTTTGTCTAACAGAGAAACTGATGGCTACATGGAAGAATGTTGGTCTGGAGTTGAAACCACACTCTTCAGCAGAATGCAATTTCTGTAGAAGGCCTCTGCATTTTGAGGTGATGAGTGAAAGGGAAAGATCCTACTTCAGTGGCATGAGCAAACTAGTATCTGTTAGTGCTTGAGAGTAACCTGTTAACCCTGTTGATGTCTAGTCCTCTTGAATATCCAAATAGCCTTGGTAGCCTTTTTAAATTGCATATtaaattataacattttaatCAATAGTCTAAACATAGCTCTGAAAATAAAGTTCAAAACAGTATGTCCTGCCTCTGTCCTTTTAAACTCATTGCTGTTGTATTAGCCTCTACAACTAAGACTGTGTAGGATTAGTGGTCAGAAACATGAAGtggaacaaaaaaaatctcaattccACCTTAATCTATTGGTAAATCAGAAACTACATACTATCTTTTGCCATTGTAGCAATTTCAGTGAAAGTATCATTAAACGGTACATTATatataagacttttttttttcttgccgtTAGGTGAAAGGGAAAGTTGTAATGAGAACTAGTAGTTGGCTGCAGACCTGACACTGTATAGGTCTTTCTGAGTTCAGGGCCCTGAAACAGATTTACGAGTGTAGTGCTCTATTTCTTTACAAGAACTTTTGCTAGTCTAtgtaggggttttgttttttaaatcttaatcCTGTGCCATGTCACTTCCTGAGGTGCACCTCATATTTAAAGTAGAACACCCCTGTACAGTAGTAAATTTGGAACACTTGCACTCTCTTCCCAGCAGTACCTTCCCTCTGTCCATGAatcaatggggggaaaaaatagctTGCATATTGTCTACTTGATCACTTCCCTGAGAAAACTACACAGTGCTTTTTCCTTCTCACACCTATGCAATTACCTCCTCATGGAAATTTGTACAAAAACACAGTCAAGTTTTCCAGTAAATAACAGTGTCAAGCATTTTATGAACATAAGTTTAGGATTGCTGACTAGATCACTTCAAATCCTGTATTATATGTAGTGATATCAAGCAAGCACAGCCTGGTTGGGGAGGGAACAAAACATGCGGTAGGTAGCCACTCtggggcatgcacacacctgacTCAGGTGTACTTTTCCCTTATCGGTCAAAACTGCTACCTAGTTCATCCCATTCACTTAGAAGCAGTGAGGCATGCAAGTACAATGGTCTCCACCTAAATGAAGAAAAACTTACAATTAAAGCACTCAATTCATGTTCTCTAATCTAAACAGAGTGCAGCAGATCAATAGTATAATAAAAAGCTCACTTACCTACCATATATTGATAGATATCACTGTCATtagaatacttgtggcaccttagagactaaccaatttattggagcataagcttttttgagctacagttcacttcattggatgatgtagctcacgaaagcttatgctccaataaattggttagtctctaaggtgccacacgtactccttttctttttgcggatacagactaacacggctgttactctgaaacctgtcattagaatgTTGCTGTATCCACCTCTGAAAACATGCTTGGCTGTTATCTAATATGACTCACTGGAAAGCCTTTATGAACTATGGCAGAAACAGATTTACAATAAACAGTTTAATATACTGGGTCATGGATGGAATTTAAAGTTGTCTTGCAATTCTGGACAAAAGAAAAATCTCAACATTTCACCATGCAAACAAATACCCATGGAAGCTAGATTTAATTCTTTAGGTGAGCTGTCTAGAAAACCCACCTGTCTTTCTTTTTCCTGTGATAGGGAATAACATCCCTCACTCTAAAACTGAATGTGACATACATATCTGTGACACACAGAAATTATTTCAGAGTACAGTCACAGCCTACTATCATGGAAACAAATGGTGGTAAAACAAATTACTTCAATGGAACTGGGATTCACTAATCAGTGTAGCTTGTACAGTGTCTGCTTTTTTATTAAAGTAATATTCCACCAATCATTATTTTTACATTATACAACATCCAAAATACAGTGTGGCCAGCAACACAGTCCCCCTTCAACACCTTCAATGTGAGTCATTGAGTCAGGTCTCCATAGGAAAGAACATCAGTTTCTGTGGAACCAACACGGTTTTTGGCAGGACAGTGAACTTTCATTGCCCTTTTCCCAGTCATATACTGAGTTGGCCCAACACTTCTTAGTGTGaacaagtgtaacccttctgtcaggtgttgtcagcagcaaaaagggccagGTTTATTAATCTAGGGATTTCTTCAGGAAACCTAAATAGTAGCAGCTTGAGCCCCTGGCACcagggcaatgctctggaactacacCATACGAAGCCAGTCCAGACTCTGAGGTAGCATGCGTCCTCTCTCTGAGCATGCGTCTCCAGGGCAAGAATCTTACACAGCTTCAAAcattcctgggtctgacctcagagcattcagaaTCCCTTCCACATCGTGCACCTCCTGCAGTGAGTCCACCTGTGcaaggctcctggggaagccagagggccctgcacctgaactctgcagtcagatgtgactctcagccaaccaataaaacagaaggtttattagttgacaggatcacagcgtaggacagaacttgctagcacagaaatcagtgactcaGCCAAGCCCATCTTGGgaggaggggagcccagagccagaaCTCTGGCCCGCCCCCTGCGCCCTGAGACAGACTcgcttccagctgcctggccccagccctgcccattgCTCCTCCTCCGGCCTTTGTCTCACTTCCCGAGCCAAGAGTCACctggtcgcatccccctcctgggtttCGGGTTACGAAGGGGCAGCTATAGTACGTGTGCAGGCAGTTGGAGCAGCCTCCCACAAAAGTCACACACCCTTAGTctcaccacctagacattggtgcaatagccagggaaactgaggcacacaccacATTCATGCAAAACAATAAGACACATAGGCTCACACACACCATAACAAGGGAAAAGCCCCACTGTGTCACAGCCCCCAACCTGGAAACCTCCTCTGGGCACCCTTGCTAGACAACATTCCCCACTCACCCACTAGCTCCAGAGGtttaaaacaagaaaacattATTTAAAGGAGGCAATCAGGCAGGGGGATGGGACAATAAACTTGAGGAAGCACGCAATTACCAAATGAACGGCAAATATTAGATAAGACTCCCCGCTCTCTGAGGTTTCTTGGCAATAATCTTAACCTTCAGTCCTCTCACAATTGTGAATGGCTAATGCATTCTAGCcacttttctccccaccctctggcTCCCCATTCCTAGTTTGTTGTCCAGGGTTGGCAGagtcctggggggaaaaaaatctagcaaGTCCATCTCCAGCCCATAAGGGCTGTCTCAGCAGCGCCAGAAGCTCTTCCACCTGACCCAGCTGAAGTAAGTTCAGCTTTGATTGTTGAGTAGGGGGGCCCATCCTGTAGTCCCCCAGCTCAGTGGCTACTCTATGCCACTTCAGGCCAAAACACCTGCCTCAGTACTGCCTCTGGGCCATCTGCCACCTCAAAGTTCCTTCAGCTTTATACCAAATCTTAAGAGCAAAAAATCAACAGTACACAAAATCCCAAAGGTCCTTTCATTAAAGCCCTTTTCTCCTCATTAGCCCTGCTGAGCCTCCCTTACCCAATTATGCCTGACTGCAATCTTGGTCAGGGTTAACCCTCACTCCAGGCAAAGTTGGTTCAGTTCTGTTGTTCTTTCATTGCCCCGCAAGGATAATAGCATTGTATTGCCCCATAACTGAAAACTTAACTGTACTTTAACCAAAATGCCCCAAACTGTCACATAATTGAAATGCAAATGAGGCCTGGCCTATTTAGCCATTTTCCCTGCTCACCAAAAGATTCTGGCAGACAGACCCCTCTCCTGTGGAGTCCCTGTCTATTGGGAGTTCTCATGCAGCTCTGGGTTGCTCTTCTCCTTGGTCACCAACAGGTGTCAATAGTGAGTTCCCTACTCTCTAGGGCTTCAGGCCCCAGGGCTTATATAAGCTAATAAGAGAGTCCAGAGTTTTGCTGTTACTTGTAATTACATTCCATTACAATATACAAGCAAATAACAGAAAACACAATATGAAAAAATGTACCATGTAACCTTAATAGCTGACAGCCTATAGATGACTATTCTCAGTCAATTGATAACAAAATGGGTTTAAAATGGACaatatttaaatagaaataaGTATGTCCAAACTTGACAGACGATGATTTTCATTTATGAACACATATGTCAAAGACGGTAACAACCATTTTTATGCTGATAGACTTGGTGCTTGTAAATGCAGGAGGGAAATCTGAGACAGACAAGCCACAATAGAGATGAAATCTGCAGAAAAATATCATGGCTTGTGAATGTGGAGAACTGCAAATAGCATGCTGAAGAATAGGAAGGATCAACTTTTCTTTGAGATGAAGAGGAgaataaagaaatataaatgtCATTGTTCCTGTGCAAACAAAGCTTGGAAAACAAGGTTGCATAAACTAGGTTATATAATTCATTAGTTTGGTTTACAAATAAATGGGGGAACTAATTGGAAAGATATTAAATTACCAGACTAAAATGCCCCGGGAAGGGCCAGATCTCAGGGAGAGTATTTATGAAAATCTAAACAAATGTTGGGAATGTCTATGCAACAAACAACCCACTCTGTCTCtcttaagcagttaaactttaaGAAACAAAAATGAGTACAGGTGCAGGAACAAAAGCTGAATGCAtgtgaaaaaaaaaccacactctaCATCCCACTGGAAAAAGGAATATGCTTTATGtaaacaaaaaaagaattagcAATGCAAGGTGAGTGTGTGCTGCATTATTGACCCTAGTAGCACAAATAGGTTGCTTAAGTGGATACCACAAAGTTAAGTAACAGCAgtaagagggaaggagagagaggaagattAGCCATAGAGGGCACAAAGGAGGAAAGTGGCTGAGCAGAGATACGGATGTGTAGGTGGACAGTGATGCAGCCATACCTTGATTTGTGGTCTTGTAGAAAGCCACGGGAGAAAAGAACCCATCCCAATTCTTGATTCTGGAGAGGGTATTTGTCTCACTAGGCATTGAGCCATGTTCTTCATGAAGGATTATTTGGGCTGTTTCAATAACTTTCTCTTGAAGACGGTTATCACTGCTGAGGCTGATATTCTAAGGTGGACTGGAAGAGGGATGTCTACTAGCCATAGTTTGGCTGATGGTGTGACAGTTTGGTTAGGCTTTGAAAAGCAAGGTGACAAGTTGTGCCAGAGGGGGTAATTTTGTTCCAGGACAAGAGTATAGGTGATCTAGATGCCACAGAGTGCTGACATTCCACTGTATAGCTGAGCAGATTCTTACTGGGTCCCAACAATATCAATttaagcttttattttgggatAAACCAAGAGCAGGTGATGGAGAGATTAGGTTGGCATTTTGCTATAACTGAGGCGTTGTCTACATGGAAAGGTTGTACTGGTATgacctaaggtgtgaatttaaacctcATCAAACAGTGCAATTCCACTGTCTTGGACAATTATTtcagcatccgacgaagtgagtattcacccacgaaagcttatgcttcaataagtctgttagtctgtaaggtgtcacaggactctttgccgtttttacggatccagactaacacgcctCCCCCTCTGATGCTTCAGTAGGAGTGGCAACATTCTGTACACAGATGTAGCCAAAAGGGGAGACATGTGCCCAGGAGTCGGTATTTTTTCTTAACTTAGGGGAAGGTTATTTTTGAAGGCATGTCTCCTATGCAATGAATATGATGAGTTTTCCGGTCCAATAGTCCTGTTTATGAACTGGTCTTAGAAGAAGCGTGTTGGATTCCTCTTGGGTTAGGGCAGAAAAGGAGAAGGTTCTTCCTTCGTTGCACCTCTGAGAGAAGCTGTGCATAGCAACCTACTCTGTGCTGGATTCCCTCAGACCTGGCTGAGGATCTGCCACGTCTAAATATCACTATGGCGCAGACTTTGCATGAGTCACATTATTTCGGGACTCAATCCAAGCCATCTTTCATGTAGGCATATGCTACATGCAGTCACTCATCCAGGAGAGAAATGTGTTTATGTTCCCTATTCCTGTACTCAGCTCTTGGAGAAATATTTCTCCCTGCATGAGAGACCATCAGGGACTCAAATGGGAAAGCactagatgtgatatatctcgattttagtaaggcttttgacatagtcctacatgacattctcataagcaaactacgGAAGTGTGATCTAGACGAAATTACTGTAAAGGGGGTGCAAAACTTGCTGAAAGACTGGCTTAAAGAGTAactatcaatggtttgctgtcaaaacCGTGGGGGATGGATCTAGTGCGGTCCCAcagggggtcagtcctgggtccagtactattcgatattttcattaatgacttggatactcgagtggagagtgtgcttataaaatctgtggatgacaccaaacAGGGAGGAGTTagaagcattttggaggacaggattagaattcaaaacaaccttgacaaattggagaattggtctgaaatcaacaagatgaaattcaataaagacaaaagtgcaaagtacttcacttaagaagaaaaagaaattaaatgcacaactacaaaatgggaataactgCTGAGATAACTGCAGAACCCagaactgcagaaagggatctgagtGTTACAggggatcacaaactgaatacaaGTCCACTATGTGATGAAGTTGGGAAAAAtgtaatatcattctggggtgtattaacaggagtgttgtatgtaagacatgggagccAGTTTTCAATTAATGTCTGAAAGCACTTCAAGCTCCTTAAGGTGAGGGGTGATATAAGAGTACAAATCACAACTTTTAGTATGAATAAAAAAGTTACTGTTAGAATTCCAAGTAAGTTTGGAAAGTTGTTTAcctcgaaaaaagaaaaggagtacttgtggcaccttagagactaaccaatttatttgagcataagctttcgtgagctacagctcacttcatcggatgcaatcggtgcatctgatgaagtgagctgtagctcacgaaagtttatgctcaaataaattggttagtctctaaggtgccacaagtactccttttctttttgcaaatacagactaacacggctgttactctgaaacttgtttacCTCGGTGCATCATTCCAAGAATGCATCCAGTGACTGACAAACACTTTGAGCCATGTGGAATTTGTCCACTGCATTTAAGTTGTTGATTAAAGGTAGTCTTTTAGCTTGTCCTCTTGTAGGTGGCAGTTATATTGCTGAAAAAGTGAA
This genomic interval carries:
- the ALAS1 gene encoding 5-aminolevulinate synthase, non-specific, mitochondrial isoform X2, coding for METVVRRCPFLSRVSQAFLQKAEAKNSKDVSQENPSGSQLPIGHLPAVTSQSTSQSSATKCPFLAAQMNPTNSNVFCKASLELQEDVQEMQAVRKEFTKTPVNPTVMNSKTSGEEQNGLLKKFQDIMLKQKPDRVSHLLQDNLPKSVSTFQYDQFFEKKIDEKKKDHTYRVFKTVNRRAQVFPMADDYSDSLISKKEVSVWCSNDYLGMSRHPRVSGAVMDTLKQHGAGAGGTRNISGTSKFHVDLEQELADLHGKDAALLFSSCFVANDSTLFTLAKMLPGCEIYSDAGNHASMIQGIRNSRVPKHIFRHNDVNHLRELLKKSDPSTPRIVAFETVHSMDGAVCPLEELCDVAHEHGAITFVDEVHAVGLYGARGGGIGDRDGVMHKMDIISGTLGKAFGCVGGYISSTSSLIDTVRSYAAGFIFTTSLPPMLLAGALESVRTLKSAEGQVLRRQHQRNVKLMRQMLMDAGLPVVHCPSHIIPIQVADAAKNTEICDRLMSQHSIYVQAINYPTVPRGEELLRIAPTPHHTPQMMNYFLEKLMATWKNVGLELKPHSSAECNFCRRPLHFEVMSERERSYFSGMSKLVSVSA